The genomic stretch AGGTAAAGTTCTGATCTGTTGGGTCAAGACAAATTCCATCTGGAGACTTCTGAAAAAACACATTACTTAAGTCAATACCTGCTAGAGATGTTGGGGATGAGCAGGGAATATCGCGAACTAGTTTATAACTCTCCATCCATTCTCTTAACCATTCAATTCTACAGTCACATTCCCATGGATTTTTAAATAGATATAATCTGCCAATGAAATAAACTGGTCTGAACACGTCAAAGGGCAAAGTAGTTAAATTATTGCTATTTAGATGTAAGGTGACTAAGCTGGTTAGATTTTCAAAAGCCCCTTCTTCAATATAGCTTATTTTATTTCGGTCTAGATATAGAACTTCCAGCTCAATTAAATCTTGGAACCAAGAACCTGAGATATTCCGTATAAAGTTTCCACCCAAATTCAACATTTTAAGCTTCTTCAGTCCTTTGAAGGAGTTTTCTGGCAATTCATTCAACAAGTTGTCATTAAGAAATAAATATTCCATCTTCTGGCAGTCTTGGAAAGACTTATCATGAATTACATTAATTTTATTGTCTTGAAGATTGAGATATTTTAGCTTGGGGATGTCTTGTAGAGAATTATAGGCAACGGCTTCAATTCTGTTACTCTCTAGGTAAACATGAGTCAAATTCCTCATATCTCGAATAGCCCCTGGAATCCTGCGAAAATTATTCTGAAATAACATGAGTTCTTCTAGCAAAGGAATGTCCACAAATATTCGATCTGGAATATTGAATAAATTGCAATCTGCCAAGTCCAGTTTCACTAGTTTTTTTAAAGCTGAGAATGTTCTCGTGTGTAAATAGCGTATGTACTCATTATGAGCCATTTTTAGCTCAATCAAGTTGGGGAGTCCTTTGAAAGCCCCTGGTGTGATAAAAGATATGTTGTTGTGGCTCAATGAAAGACATTTTAATGAAGGTAAAGTCCCAAATgcccattcagaaagaaatttgaTGTTGTTTTTATCTAAGTTAATAAAGAAAGCTTCACAAGGAAATTCATTAGGGATGTCTTGCAGTCCTATTCTGTCACATAATACAGAGCAGTTTCGTTCCTGTGTGCAAACACAGCCTGATGGACAAGAACGGAAGCAAGCCCATATGGCATAAACCGGCTGGATAAACAGGAAAGCTAGAAGAAAGAAAAGCATACAATATTTAGAACTGGTTAGGCAACTAAAAATAAGCTGGTTTCATATTTGCAGACAACTAATATTAAAGTACATAATATTTCCATAGACAAATTTAGAGTAAACAAGTAtgcaaaatatgaaaaaaaagaaagaaaaatatttcattttaactgtttttactGCAGCTGATTAGGGATGGGGTCAGTAAGATAAAAATAATTTTACACTGATATAAATAGTATCCTTATGTTATCCATTAAAAAAAGGACCAGTGCAACCGCCATGGTATTTGGTGGTCCCATTTTTAAGCTGTAGAAATATGCATACAATTTCCATCAacgcaaaattatttgcatctcactgatgatCCCTAAAGATGACTCATTAGGCCCTTTCAccctaaatcagttgctgtcagttataactgaacggaCAACTAATGTGCAGCCCAGGTGAatgaaatgtccatgtttccctatggctcagttcacattatatgggttttaactaaaacattttttccaatgcactgctatggaacaactgatcagttaaaacaTATCAGATTTCCAGGGTACTGTGTGAAAGAGGCTATACAACAATAAGAATTTACAGTATTACACACAAAATAAACTCTTAAATAACTCTTAAATGCTTATTTTGCCTCGAGATCAAACCTCGTTGCAGCAGTTTCAAATTCCAACAATAATCACTGTCACCAATAATTACTATAGGATGCAGTgattggtgtaatggttaagggctctgacattggagacctgggttcaaatctcggcgctCCCTattaagtaagccagcacccgtt from Hyperolius riggenbachi isolate aHypRig1 chromosome 2, aHypRig1.pri, whole genome shotgun sequence encodes the following:
- the NYX gene encoding nyctalopin, with the translated sequence MFANIVHAFLFIQPVYAIWACFRSCPSGCVCTQERNCSVLCDRIGLQDIPNEFPCEAFFINLDKNNIKFLSEWAFGTLPSLKCLSLSHNNISFITPGAFKGLPNLIELKMAHNEYIRYLHTRTFSALKKLVKLDLADCNLFNIPDRIFVDIPLLEELMLFQNNFRRIPGAIRDMRNLTHVYLESNRIEAVAYNSLQDIPKLKYLNLQDNKINVIHDKSFQDCQKMEYLFLNDNLLNELPENSFKGLKKLKMLNLGGNFIRNISGSWFQDLIELEVLYLDRNKISYIEEGAFENLTSLVTLHLNSNNLTTLPFDVFRPVYFIGRLYLFKNPWECDCRIEWLREWMESYKLVRDIPCSSPTSLAGIDLSNVFFQKSPDGICLDPTDQNFTYYIPLPTERLPSTMESKLSSLISKLLLSERNNEDLGNITESFDNSTFYGNGTANMVSFSFSVHLATFMALSINYALVML